A window of the Mus pahari chromosome 1, PAHARI_EIJ_v1.1, whole genome shotgun sequence genome harbors these coding sequences:
- the Dpcd gene encoding protein DPCD isoform X2, translating into MPWEPWASGSLKWESQCPQELGAWDPSSSKKPIFMRKDTKTSFQWRIRNLPYPKDVYSVSVAQKERCIIVRTTNKKYYKKFSIPDLDRHQLPLEDSALSFAHANRTLIISYQKPKEVMAAESELQKELKKVKTAHSSAGDCKTQ; encoded by the exons ATGCCCTGGGAGCCTTGGGCCAGTGGCAGCTTGAAGTGGGAGAGCCAGTGCCCTCAGGAGCTGGGAGCCTGGGATCCGAGCTCATCAAAGAAA CCCATCTTCATGCGCAAGGACACCAAAACAAGTTTCCAGTGGCGGATTCGAAATCTTCCCTACCCAAAGGATGTGTATAGTGTGTCTGTGGCCCAGAAGGAGCGCTGCATCATTGttagaacaacaaacaaaaa ATATTACAAGAAGTTCTCCATCCCTGACTTAGACAGACACCAGCTTCCTCTGGAGGACTCTGCACTGAGCTTTGCACACGCCAACCGCACCCTGATCATCTCT tatcagaagccaaaagaggtcATGGCAGCTGAGTCAGAGTTACAGAAGGAGTTAAAGAAGGTAAAGACGGCCCACAGCAGTGCCGGGGACTGTAAGACACAGTAG